One Methylobacterium sp. NMS14P DNA window includes the following coding sequences:
- a CDS encoding helix-turn-helix transcriptional regulator has product MQDLEAYSVLVGSIYDRVGQPEEWSALLEDLTDFVGGRVGQLAVFSLDGNRKPIWAVSGFERARYREFLYRHATEDPRLPYILSNQGKVIRAEEGVDAVQFRESALFKEVVQPFEIEHSLVTYFAKEADVMATLAAMRGEDGGPFRSDEVRRLAMLVPHLRRAFELYALMRQASERTSDLASALDLLDAAVILTDSDLRVAHANRAAEALARSRTGLSFVKGSLVLKDSQTGRRIARAAGEALAAASGDVAITQADHITVTCGESGVPYRVSLHPLSKRPAGTGSKVRAELAIVIRTGTQKAQESNAARLQKLFGLTVAESILANAVASGRSLDAHAQDRGIAISTARTQLRALFAKTETHRQGELVARLREGLDVSLN; this is encoded by the coding sequence ATGCAGGATCTCGAGGCGTATTCGGTGCTGGTGGGGTCGATCTACGACCGCGTCGGCCAGCCGGAGGAGTGGTCGGCGCTCCTGGAGGATCTGACCGATTTCGTCGGCGGCCGGGTCGGACAGCTCGCCGTGTTCAGCCTCGACGGGAACCGCAAGCCGATCTGGGCGGTGTCCGGCTTCGAGCGGGCGCGGTACCGCGAGTTCCTCTACCGGCACGCCACCGAGGATCCGCGCCTCCCCTACATCCTGTCGAACCAGGGCAAGGTCATCCGCGCCGAGGAGGGGGTCGACGCGGTGCAGTTCCGCGAGTCGGCCCTGTTCAAGGAGGTCGTGCAGCCCTTCGAGATCGAGCACAGCCTCGTCACCTACTTCGCCAAGGAAGCCGACGTGATGGCGACCCTCGCGGCGATGCGGGGCGAGGACGGCGGTCCCTTCCGGTCCGACGAGGTCCGGCGCCTGGCGATGCTCGTCCCGCACCTGCGCCGGGCCTTCGAGCTGTACGCGCTGATGCGGCAGGCCTCCGAGCGCACGTCCGATCTCGCCTCCGCCCTGGACCTCCTCGACGCCGCCGTGATCCTCACCGATTCCGACCTGCGCGTCGCGCACGCCAACCGCGCGGCCGAAGCGCTCGCGCGGTCCCGCACCGGCCTGTCCTTCGTGAAGGGCAGCCTCGTCCTCAAGGACAGCCAGACCGGGCGGCGGATCGCCCGCGCCGCCGGCGAGGCGCTCGCGGCCGCGAGCGGCGACGTGGCGATCACGCAGGCCGACCACATCACGGTGACCTGCGGCGAGAGCGGCGTGCCCTACCGGGTGTCGTTGCATCCGCTGTCGAAGCGGCCGGCGGGCACCGGGTCGAAGGTGCGGGCCGAGCTGGCGATCGTGATCCGGACCGGGACCCAGAAGGCCCAGGAGAGCAACGCCGCGCGGCTGCAGAAACTGTTCGGGCTGACCGTCGCCGAGTCGATCCTCGCCAACGCGGTGGCTTCGGGACGGTCCCTCGACGCCCACGCCCAGGACCGCGGCATCGCGATCTCGACCGCCCGCACCCAGCTGCGCGCCCTGTTCGCCAAGACCGAGACGCACCGGCAGGGCGAGCTCGTGGCGCGCCTGCGCGAGGGGCTGGACGTCTCGCTCAACTGA
- a CDS encoding cytochrome P450 translates to MRAAAPETPCLAFLEALPVAQRWQRARDWIARAPRPFFAQLRARRTALDCGAAILVAGRAEVEEILSLPQIFSVALYKPKMGEFMLALDGTEVNYRDKAVMRAVLSWRDLPAIRDLAGAVTDAALDAGGGAIDVVASLSRLVPLRIVQRFFGFTAPDADLLRWSYANQFDQFNNLPFDERPDAEAIRAAADRARQEMRAAFAMIIPARVAAIEAGADLPDDVLTRLLRLHLPAATGFGMDRVVINVGGLLIGAIETTSEAVVNALAELLGRPQVLGAARAAARTGPAAFDGYVWEALRFAPIVAFMFRQAEADHVLGRGSPAESRIAKGRIVLPLSLSAMFDATGVPEPDRFDPTRPDQTYLHFGRGHHECLGRHVAGAMIPEIVRRILLRDAVRAEGAVEDGGTPFPTAFRISYAGRSAGAAEPG, encoded by the coding sequence ATGCGCGCCGCAGCTCCCGAGACGCCCTGCCTCGCGTTCCTGGAGGCCCTGCCGGTGGCGCAGCGCTGGCAGCGCGCCCGGGACTGGATCGCCCGCGCGCCGCGGCCGTTCTTCGCGCAGCTGCGCGCGCGGCGGACCGCCCTGGATTGCGGCGCGGCCATCCTGGTCGCCGGCCGCGCGGAGGTCGAGGAGATCCTGTCCCTGCCGCAGATCTTCTCCGTCGCGCTCTACAAGCCCAAGATGGGCGAGTTCATGCTGGCGCTCGACGGCACGGAGGTGAATTACCGCGACAAGGCGGTCATGCGCGCCGTGCTGTCCTGGCGCGACCTCCCGGCGATCCGCGACCTGGCGGGCGCCGTCACCGACGCGGCCCTCGACGCGGGCGGCGGGGCCATCGACGTCGTCGCGTCGCTCTCGCGCCTCGTGCCGCTGCGGATCGTGCAGCGCTTCTTCGGGTTCACGGCCCCGGATGCCGACCTTCTGCGCTGGTCGTACGCGAACCAGTTCGACCAGTTCAACAACCTCCCCTTCGACGAGCGCCCGGATGCCGAGGCGATCCGCGCGGCGGCGGATCGGGCGCGCCAGGAGATGCGGGCGGCGTTCGCCATGATCATCCCGGCGCGCGTCGCGGCGATCGAGGCCGGCGCCGATCTGCCCGACGACGTCCTGACCCGCCTGCTCCGGCTGCACCTGCCGGCGGCGACCGGCTTCGGCATGGACCGCGTCGTCATCAATGTCGGCGGCCTGCTGATCGGGGCCATCGAGACCACGTCGGAGGCCGTGGTGAACGCCCTCGCCGAGCTCCTCGGCCGGCCGCAGGTCCTCGGGGCCGCGCGCGCGGCCGCCCGGACCGGGCCCGCCGCCTTCGACGGCTACGTGTGGGAGGCGCTGCGCTTCGCGCCGATCGTCGCCTTCATGTTCCGCCAGGCGGAGGCCGACCACGTGCTCGGCCGGGGCAGCCCGGCCGAGAGCCGGATCGCGAAGGGCCGGATCGTCCTGCCCCTCAGCCTGTCGGCGATGTTCGACGCGACCGGCGTGCCCGAGCCGGACCGCTTCGATCCGACCCGCCCGGATCAGACCTATCTCCATTTCGGCCGGGGCCATCACGAGTGCCTCGGCCGCCACGTGGCGGGCGCGATGATCCCGGAGATCGTTCGGCGGATTCTTCTGCGCGACGCCGTGCGGGCCGAGGGCGCGGTCGAGGACGGGGGCACACCGTTTCCGACCGCGTTCCGGATCTCCTACGCCGGACGGTCGGCGGGGGCCGCCGAGCCCGGTTAG
- a CDS encoding YeeE/YedE family protein has product MTAFLAPLAGGALIGASAALLLLANGRIAGISGILGGLLDGRLDGRLGAAARDLAWRAAFLVGLLAGPALYRLAAGQWPDIRVGASWPMLIAAGLLVGFGTRLGSGCTSGHGVCGLARLSPRSLAAVATFMAAAIVTVFLVRHGVTR; this is encoded by the coding sequence GTGACCGCTTTCCTCGCTCCGCTCGCGGGGGGCGCCCTGATCGGCGCCTCGGCGGCGTTGCTGCTTCTGGCCAACGGTCGCATCGCCGGGATCAGCGGCATCCTCGGCGGCCTGCTCGACGGCCGCCTCGACGGCCGCCTCGGGGCGGCGGCCCGCGACTTGGCTTGGCGCGCGGCCTTCCTCGTCGGGCTCCTCGCCGGTCCGGCCCTGTACCGGCTGGCGGCGGGCCAGTGGCCGGACATCCGCGTGGGCGCGTCGTGGCCGATGCTGATCGCCGCCGGTCTTCTCGTCGGCTTCGGGACCCGCCTGGGCTCGGGCTGCACAAGCGGTCACGGGGTCTGCGGACTCGCCCGGCTCTCGCCGCGCTCCCTGGCGGCGGTCGCGACCTTCATGGCGGCGGCCATCGTCACCGTCTTCCTCGTTCGGCACGGCGTGACGCGATGA
- a CDS encoding di-heme-cytochrome C peroxidase yields MILVPVQPGSGAADPGPGDGPDGGPHFLAQSWTPQERAWFYGASQGSQIMPYAWFMSLERPDDDRLFVEDGLARFGYLPNPYDGTRGSIRSGLPIGFVKDVDDRGEWIGMTCAACHVNRVDLRGRSILIDGGPADADMFAFIEELGSALARTRDDGARFERFARRVIPAELSAPGAGPSEADRRRLRVSLTRLADDFSRYVASSRTAVPWGPARLDAFGMIFNRATGIDLRDPHNIAPPDAPVSYPFLWDTSWHDRVQWNGSAANGLAVERLGRNVGEVLGVFARTDIREPTLPPLWFETSADRVNLLRIENQLGALTAPAWPDRIAPRTEAQTRDAAAGKVHYDRYCVSCHAIAPTGANRALTVTLTPLAEIGTDPKMATNAVSRRARTGILEGVRMPFLATTPPLAAETSSLELVATLVAGAILAPLDRGPDPSGVGADQAVILDRLLKRGAAALEARNAMLDDVSTAGGKGLVAAFVGARRDRDLLVYKARPLNGIWATGPYLHNGSVPNLYELLLPASRRSRTFRVGSRELDEDRIGFRSDSGPFLFDTALPGNANTGHEGPAYGTEQLDDAQRRQLLEYLRTL; encoded by the coding sequence ATGATCCTGGTCCCGGTGCAGCCCGGATCGGGGGCCGCCGACCCGGGGCCGGGGGACGGGCCGGACGGCGGCCCGCACTTTCTCGCACAGTCCTGGACGCCGCAGGAGCGCGCGTGGTTCTACGGGGCGAGCCAGGGCTCGCAGATCATGCCCTACGCCTGGTTCATGTCCCTGGAGCGCCCGGACGACGACAGGCTCTTCGTCGAGGACGGGCTCGCGCGCTTCGGCTACCTGCCGAATCCGTATGACGGGACGCGCGGATCGATCCGCAGCGGGCTTCCCATCGGCTTCGTGAAGGATGTGGACGATCGCGGCGAGTGGATCGGCATGACCTGCGCCGCCTGCCACGTGAACCGGGTCGACCTGCGCGGTCGGTCGATCCTGATCGACGGCGGCCCGGCCGATGCCGACATGTTCGCCTTCATCGAGGAACTCGGCAGCGCCCTCGCGCGGACGCGCGACGACGGGGCGCGCTTCGAGCGCTTCGCCCGCCGCGTCATCCCGGCGGAACTGTCGGCGCCGGGGGCGGGCCCGTCCGAGGCCGACCGCCGCCGCCTGCGGGTCAGCCTGACGCGGTTGGCCGACGACTTCTCCCGCTACGTCGCGTCGAGCCGGACCGCGGTGCCCTGGGGGCCGGCACGCCTGGACGCCTTCGGGATGATCTTCAACCGGGCGACCGGCATCGATCTGCGCGACCCGCACAACATCGCCCCGCCCGACGCGCCCGTCAGCTACCCGTTCCTGTGGGATACGTCGTGGCACGACCGGGTGCAGTGGAACGGCTCGGCCGCGAACGGGCTCGCCGTCGAGCGCCTGGGCCGGAACGTCGGCGAGGTGCTGGGGGTCTTCGCCCGCACCGACATCCGTGAGCCGACCCTGCCGCCGCTGTGGTTCGAGACCTCGGCGGACCGGGTCAACCTCCTGCGGATCGAGAACCAGCTGGGCGCCCTCACGGCGCCGGCCTGGCCCGACCGGATCGCGCCGCGCACGGAGGCGCAGACCCGGGACGCCGCGGCCGGCAAGGTCCACTACGACCGGTACTGCGTGTCCTGCCACGCGATCGCCCCGACCGGCGCGAACCGCGCGCTGACGGTGACCCTGACACCGCTGGCGGAGATCGGGACCGACCCGAAGATGGCGACGAACGCCGTGTCCCGGCGCGCGCGGACCGGGATCCTCGAAGGGGTCCGGATGCCGTTCCTGGCGACGACGCCGCCGCTGGCCGCCGAGACGAGCAGCCTCGAACTCGTGGCCACGCTCGTCGCCGGCGCGATCCTGGCGCCGCTCGACCGCGGACCGGATCCGTCGGGCGTCGGGGCGGACCAGGCCGTCATCCTCGACCGGCTCCTCAAGCGCGGCGCCGCCGCCCTCGAAGCCCGCAACGCGATGCTCGACGATGTCTCGACCGCCGGCGGCAAGGGCCTCGTCGCCGCGTTCGTCGGGGCGCGGAGAGACCGCGATCTGCTGGTCTACAAGGCCCGGCCGCTCAACGGGATCTGGGCGACGGGCCCGTACCTGCACAACGGCTCGGTGCCGAACCTGTACGAACTTCTGCTGCCGGCCAGCCGGCGATCCAGGACGTTCCGGGTCGGCAGCCGCGAGCTGGACGAGGACCGGATCGGCTTCCGGTCCGACAGCGGGCCGTTCCTGTTCGACACCGCGCTCCCGGGCAACGCCAATACCGGGCACGAGGGGCCCGCCTACGGGACCGAGCAGCTCGACGACGCGCAGCGGCGGCAGCTTCTGGAGTATCTGCGAACCCTCTAG